A section of the Lepus europaeus isolate LE1 chromosome 10, mLepTim1.pri, whole genome shotgun sequence genome encodes:
- the LOC133767605 gene encoding large ribosomal subunit protein eL31-like, with translation MAPAKKGGEKKGRSVMNEVVTGEYTIKIHKRIHGVGFKKRAPQVLKEIQKFAMKEMATHDVCIDTRLNKVFWAREIRHVPYHIHVRLSRKHNEDEDSPNKHYTLVTYVPVTAFKNLQSVNVDEN, from the coding sequence ATGGCTCCCGCTAAGAAGGGTGGCGAGAAGAAGGGCCGTTCCGTCATGAACGAAGTGGTGACCGGCGAGTATACCATCAAAATTCACAAGCGCATCCACGGCGTGGGCTTCAAGAAGCGTGCCCCTCAGGTACTCAAAGAGATCCAGAAGTTTGCTATGAAAGAAATGGCGACTCATGATGTGTGCATTGACACCAGGCTTAACAAAGTCTTCTGGGCCAGAGAAATAAGGCACGTCCCATACCACATCCATGTGAGGTTGTCGAGAAAACATAATGAGGATGAAGATTCACCAAACAAGCACTATACTTTGGTTACCTATGTACCTGTCACTGCTTTCAAAAATCTACAGTCAGTCAATGTGGATGAGAATTGA